One Molothrus aeneus isolate 106 chromosome 6, BPBGC_Maene_1.0, whole genome shotgun sequence genomic window carries:
- the FAM180B gene encoding protein FAM180B, with protein sequence MAQAQLSSWLLLCVFAASQRLTDEHPHSGTNRARRGPEDAGIMLEMLWGRLDIQANGTIRLRDEELASLRPARRFLQIFEEEVPKTPAEIEQHLRYYSLTDTPLPPTEFDRLLFTSVYSAYQVRSVQGLDKNPWIGFFSQLVDEIFRDLCKGLCPANTTLLQASWPWKEKPSHLASLKHLYRSNLARTKRDT encoded by the exons ATggctcaggcacagctcagctcctggctgctcctgtgtgtgtttgctgcATCCCAGAGGCTGACAG ATGAACACCCTCACAGCGGCACCAACAGAGCCCGTCGTGGCCCAGAGGACGCTGGCATCATGTTAGAG ATGCTCTGGGGAAGGCTGGATATTCAGGCCAACGGGACAATCCGGCTGCGGGATGAAGAGCTGGCCTCCCTACGCCCGGCACGGCGCTTCCTGCAGATTTTCGAGGAGGAAGTTCCCAAAACACCAGCAGAGATTGAGCAGCATCTGAGATATTATTCACTGACTGACACTCCCTTGCCTCCGACGGAGTTTGACCGTCTCCTTTTCACCAGTGTTTACAGTGCCTATCAGGTTCGCTCCGTGCAGGGTCTGGATAAAAACCCCTGGATTGGCTTTTTCTCTCAGCTGGTTGATGAAATCTTTCGTGACCTGTGCaaggggctctgccctgcaaaTACCactctcctccaggcttcctggCCTTGGAAGGAGAAACCTTCACATTTAGCATCCCTGAAACATTTATATCGCTCTAACCTGGCCAGGACCAAGAGAGACACCTAA